ATTCCTCAGGAACATAGATCACTTCATACGGCTTTCCTGTTCGAGAGTTGAGAGCATCCGTTAAACCTGCTCGTAAAGATGGGTTTTCAGAAGCCATTAAACAATGGATTTCATATTTAAACTTTAACACAAACGAATCCACAGATGCTGCAACCGGTTCCGCTTCATCTAGAAGAGCTGCATGTGATTTTTGCAACATTTGCAACATACCCGCCCAATTTTCACGAATTGCTTGGATATCTTGTTTTGTTGCAGCCTTTAATACTTCATTAATTTTACCTGTTGGAATCCGAATAGATTGCGATGACTTTGATGCATTCCTTCTTGGTTGTGGTGCATTTGACGCACCAGGATTCACTTGGATTCCTGACTGGATTTGTTGTTGTAGTTGAGTAATTGTACGTTCCAATTGTTCTACTTTATTCACCAAATCAGGATTTTCATTGGCAAGTGAGTTAGATTGTACCGATGCTATTTGTGGCTCTAAATGAATCATTTTTAAAAGAGCTGACTCTACATACACTTTTGCATGATTTGAAAAACGCATTTCTTGTTGTGTTTTTGCCAATATATCAATAAATGAATAGAGCGTGTCCTGGTCAAATTCCTTGGCTAATTCCTCAAAACGACTATCTGCCGACACAAGTTCCAGTAGATCTTTCAAGTTTGGTGCAGTACGTAAAAGCAGGAGATCTCTGAAAAACGTAATTAAATCTTCCGCTAGTCGCGAAACGTCTTTTCCTTCTGCAATTAACTGATCTAAAAGAGACAACGTAGTGCCTGCATCTTTTTCCTGCAGCGCTTTCGCCAATCGATAAAAAATATCTTCTCCAATTGCGCCTGTCACAAGTAATGCATCATTTACTGACAAGCTATCTCCACTAAAGGAAGCAACCTGATCCAACATGCTCAATGCATCACGCATACCGCCAGAGGCCGCTTGCGCGATAACCTTTAAAGTCCCTTCATCAGACTCAATTTGTGCGTCTTGAAGGACAACTTCCATGCGTTCAATAATATCAGATGAAGTAAGCGGTTTAAAGTCAAATCGCTGACACCTTGAGATGATTGTTAACGGCAACTTATGTGGTTCTGTCGTCGCCAAAATGAACACGGCATGTTCAGGTGGCTCTTCAAGTGTTTTCAACAAAGCATTGAATGCCGAATTCGATAACATATGAACTTCGTCAATAATATATACTTTAAACCGTGAATTGGACGGTGCAAATCGAACCTTTTCAATAATTTCTCGCATTTCTTCTACTCGCGAATTAGACGCCGCGTCAAATTCAATTACATCTGTATTAGAACCTTCTGTTATGCTTATGCAAGTCGAACACTCATTACACGGTTCATTCGCCGTTCGTTCTTCGCAGTTGAGAGCTTTCGCGAAAATCTTTGCTGCACTCGTTTTTCCAGTTCCACGCGGACCTGAAAAAAGATATGCATGCGTCGTTTTATTATGAAGGAGGGCATTTTGAAGCGTCTGTTTCACATGGTGCTGACCGGACATTTCTGCAAATGATTGCGGTCGATAAACACGATAAAAAGCTTGATAAACCAACACTTACCTCTCCTTTTGCATACATTTTTTCAATACTTCTATTGTAGCACAAATGCCACCCTAATACATTTGTTAATATCGTTTGGGAAGTTAACTGAACAAATATAACTTCTCTCTATATATACCGGGTACTCTACTATTATTTTCCGCAAAATAAAAACCCGTCCATTCCTGAACGAGTTTGAATAATTCTATGTAATGCCGTGCACCTTCCTCTGACTGCCGAACATATGCGTTACTCCCGTCGCCAGCTCAGCCTAGGCAACCCTACGGCACATGAAAGATTCCACTTAATGCTGCTTCCTTCCGGACCTGACATGGTTCATGGATTTTCATTGCGTAGGACCCAAACGTCAACACTACGTGCGAGAGGCAGACCATACATTCGAACAGCCTCGGGAAGGAATTCAGTCTTGCTAGAGCGGATTGCAAGTTACAAGGTTCCGCTATTCCCCCACCTAGCACGGCAATACTCAGTATACTAAATTATAACGGAAAAATCAACAAGCGAATTAAAATGACTCATTATTAATCATTTAATGCAAAATTAATTACACTCCCATATCATGAGATATATTAGAACAAGAACACTTTTGGTAGGAAAACGAAACTTTTCAACAATCAATCCGTAGTAAAGATATAAAGTGTTTTACGCGAGGTGATATGAATGTTGAACCGAGAACCTAAATGTTCGAGGTGCGGTATTGAAATTAAAGGAGATGACGTTGTACTCCTGAAAATGCGTTATCCAAAACGAAAAGGAATGGTTGAAATCAAAGCATATCTTAATAACGAAGGAGCGTTTCTATGTGAAAATTGTTTTCAACATGAGTCAAAGTAAGGGCGACAGAATGCATCCTTTGTACTTTTATTCAAACCACTAATTTACTCTAACTAATGTTTCTTAAAAATCTTTCTTGAAAACTGTTGACATTATGTTTTATTCATGGTAAATTATTAATTGTCTTACGGAGGAATACCCAAGCCCGGCTGAAGGGATCGGTCTTGAAAACCGACAGGGGTGTTAAAGCCCGCGGGGGTTCGAATCCCTCTTCCTCCGCCATAATTTTAAATTAGCGCATAAATTTAGAGATTGAATTCGTTACACGGTAACGAATTTTTCTTAACAAATAATAATCTGAAAATAAAAACACTCCTAGCGAGTGTTTTTTTGTTTTCAGAAATCCCCCTCAATCATTCTGCTTTCAATCAATAAACAAAAGCTACCCCGTAATGTAATGATCGTGGTAGCTTTTACTAGTTAAATCATCATATTTTGTTTTTGAACATTCGCTCCTACTTTTGACGAACGGACAGAAAAGCTATCGTAATATGGGAAGTTTGAAGTTAATTTTTCTACAACCTCTTCTTCCGTTCCCTCCTCAACTGCCACAATTAAAGAAGGACCAGCCCCACTAATCGTCATTCCATAAGCGCCTAACCCTTTGCATAGCGTTCGAATTTCATCAAAGTGCGGGAACAATGTTTTACGATAAGGTTCATGAAGATGATCTTTCTCCATCATTTTCCCGACTGTTTTCCAGTCATTTTGTGCTAGTGCTGCCGTTAAGACGGCGCTCGCAGAACTGCTGCGAACTGCCTTTTCATGCGACAATTCATTCGGCAATAGCCCTCTCGCTTCTGATGTTTTAAACTCTTTTGGCGGAACGAGAACTACAAATGTTGCATCTACTTGTTCCACGTGAATATAGTCAATCTCGTCAGCTTCAAAATAAGCGATTACAGCCCCACCAAGTAAAGCCGCACTAACATTATCTGCATGTCCCTCTAGTTCGCTGCCGAGTAAAACTTTGTCTCTGTCCGTCAGCCCAAGTTCTAATAGATGGTCAGCAATTACAATTCCAACTGCGATTGCGGAAGCACTGCTCCCAAATCCTTTTCCTAATGGGATGTCAGACTTCACTTGAAGCTTTAATGGCGCAACTTCCTTACGATACCTTTTGGCAACTTCAATAATCGTTTGAACGATTAAATTTCGCTCATCTGCCACCAACCCTTGAAAAGCTTCCTCTTCATAAATCACTGTCCATTCACCGTGAGCCGCTACTTCCACGGACATATACAGATCTAAAGCAAGGCCTACACTATCAAATCCAGGACCTAAATTTGCGGTAGTGGCCGGTACGATGACTGAAAATCCTGGATTTGACATCATTGAACCCCTGCCTTTAGTTCATTGAGCAGTTCTTTAAACTCCTCCTGTGATAACAATGCCTTATCTTCGTTGACCTCTATTGCAGTATCAGGATCTTTCAAACCATTTCCAGTAAGCACCGCGACAACTGTTGTGCCTTTTTCAAGCACACCAGCATCCACTTGTTTTTTCACGCCTGCGATAGATGCACATGAACCTGGCTCAGCGAAAACACCTTCCTGCGAAGCAATTAATTGATAAGCTTCTAAAATTTCTTCATCTGTCGCAGACAAAATGTTTCCTTTTGATTCTTCAAGGGCACATTTCGCTAATTCCCAACTTGCAGGGTTTCCAATACGGATTGCCGTCGCTACAGTTTCAGGCTCTTCAAACACGCGATTATAAACGATAGGTGCTGCTCCATCTGCTTGTACACCTAATAACTTTGGTAATTCAGTCCCTTTATTATCCGCATATTCTTTAAACCCCTTCCAAGCGGCCGAAATATTTCCGGCATTCCCGACTGGCAGTGCAAATACATCAGGAACCTTTCCAAGCTGATCAATCGTTTCAAACGCAATTGTTTTTTGTCCTTCTAAACGGTACGGATTCACTGAATTCACGAGCGCAACTTCCCCTTCTCCAGCTTCACGTACCATTCTGAGTGCTTCGTCAAAATTACCTTCAATCTCAACGATTTCCGCACCATACATTTTTGCTTGCGCCATTTTTCCAAGCGCAATTCTTCCCTCCGGAATAACGACAATTGTACGCATGCCCGCTCTAGCACCATATGCCGCTGCAGACGCAGACGTATTTCCTGTTGACGCACAAATTAAAGTCGTTTTCCCTTCCTCTTTTGCTTTCGCTACTGCCATAACCATACCGCGATCTTTAAAAGAACCTGTTGGATTAACCCCCTCTACTTTCACATAGAGATTAATGCCCCACTGTTCAGATAGACGAGACAAATGGATAAGCGGTGTATTTCCCTCATGTAAAGTGAGCATTGGTGTATTTTTCGTAATTGGTAACCACTCTTTATATTGTTCTAATAATCCATTCCATCTCATCATGATTTCTCTCCTTCTACACGGTAATGACTTAATACAGCTAACACGACATCCGTATTTTCAAGTTCTTCTAATACGTCAAGGTGTTGTTGGCGTGACATCTTATGTGTAATAAACACAAGTTCAGAATCCTCTTCATCATTTACAGGATGCTGGACAACGGTTGCCAAACTTGCACCATACTTACTGTAAATGGCCGACAATCTCGTTAATACACCCACTTCATCTTTTACTAAAAATCTATGAAAATACCTCGAAAATCGTTTATCATCACTTTTTACTTTTCGCTCATATTGTGGGGAATGAAGTTTTTTTCCATTCATCCCAAGGAGTAAATTACGGCAAGCGGCCATCACGTCAGCCGTTACAGACGTCGCAGTTGGCAATGAACCTGCTCCCGGTCCATATAACATCGTTTCTCCTACAGCTGCACCATATATATATACAGCATTATATTCATTATGAACGGATGCAAGCGGGTGTGAATTCGGAATAAAAACCGGCTCTACGGATACGGCAATTCCATCTTCATCCTTCTCTGCATGTCCTGCCATTTTCACCGTATAACCAAAGCTTTCCGCCAAGTCAACGTCTCCGTCTTGTATTTCTTTCATCCCTCTCACAAACACGTCTTCTAGTTGCACTTCAGTAGAAAATGCGAGAGACGCTAAAATAACCATTTTTCTTGCCGCGTCAATACCGTCTACATCCGCGGATGGATCAGCTTCAGCAAACCCAAGTTCCATCGCTTCCGCAAGTGCATCTTCATAAGACATATTTTCTTGTTTCATTTTCGTTAAAATGAAGTTCGTCGTTCCATTCACAATTCCCGTTAATGAACTAATCCGGTCAGACGCGAGTCCTTCTTCCATTGTACGAATAAGTGGAATTCCGCCACCAACACTCGCTTCGTAAAATAAATCACATTTATTTTCATCGGCAAGCCTCAACAATTCAGGACCATAAACAGCCATCAAATCTTTATTTGCCGTAACAACTCCTTTTCCAGCGTTTAAAGCAGCTTCAATCGCATCTTTCGCGCCATTCATACCGCCCATTACTTCTACAATCAAATCGATTGAAGGGTCATTCAAAACTTCGTCTATGTCATCTGTAAAGACATCCGCAGGTAAATCTGTTTCCCGCTTCTTTGTCATATCTCTTACTAATACTTTTTTAATTTTTACTTCTGTGCCTAACTTATGATGCAAATCTTGTTGATGCCCTAAAATAATTTTCGCTACACCGCTACCAACAGTACCAAAACCTAATAAACCAATATTAATTTCATTTCCCATTGACGATTCTCCTCGCTATGTGTACACTATAGAAAAACAATTGACCTCTGTATAAAGACATTATAAAGATGTTCTAGCAGATTTACAACCCCAATTGTTAACACTCACAAGGATAGAAGACATTGTCTAGCCTTAATAGGAGTCAAACAAATCACCATGAATGGCATGACTTTGCCTTTTTAGACAGATTAAATTATCCTAAATGACCTCGTTTTTTAATGTGAATTATCTATATATTACCAATAAAAATAATTTAAAGATAGGGTTTGATAGAAATGAAAGTGTGTAAATTTGGTGGAACATCAGTGGCAACGGCAGAACAAATCAAAAAAGTCGTCGATATTGTTAAAAGTGATACTTCAAGGAAGATTATTGTCGTATCTGCACCCGGTAAAAGATATCCTGAGGATGAAAAAGTGACAGACTTGCTCATTACTTTGGCAAATGTTGCACTTAACAATAAAAACATAGAAACAGCTTTAGAAAACGTGGTTACTCGATATCGTTTGATAGCAGAAGGACTTGGCCTCGACAGCACAATTGCTCAAGTCATTGAAGATGATTTACGTAATCGCTTAGCAACTAAGTCTAATGATGAAAGTTTGTTTATGGATACAATGAAGGCAGCCGGAGAAGATAATAATGCGAAGCTGATTGCCGCCTATTTTAACCATGTAGGTATACTTGCACAATACGCTTGTCCAAAAAAAGCTGGTTTACTCGTCAATGAGCGCCCTGAACGAGTCCAAGCATTACCTGAAGGATACGCACAGCTTGAAAACTTAAAAAACGCAGAAGGAATTGTTGTCTTCCCAGGATTTTTTGGTTATACGAAGAGTGGAACACTTCGTACATTTAACCGCGGGGGATCTGATATTACAGGCTCAATAGTCGCTGCTGCAGTCCGTGCAGACCTATATGAAAACTTTACAGATGTTGACTCAGTCTTCGCAGCCAATCCAACAGTTGTTGAAAATCCCGCCGCAATCGGTAAGATGACATATCGTGAAATGCGTGAACTCTCATACGCGGGCTTCTCAGTTTTTCACGACGAAGCATTGATGCCGGCATTTTTACGCTCAGTTCCCGTTTGTATTAAAAACACAAACAATCCGGAAGCGCCTGGAACGATGATTGTGAGTGAACGTGATTATTCCTCACAACCAGTAATCGGCATTGCAACGGATAGTGGCTTCTCAACATTATTTGTTGAAAAATATTTAATGAACCAAGAAATTGGGTTTGGTCGTCGTTTACTTCAAATTTTAGAAGATGAAGGGATTTCCTTCGAACATACACCTTCTGGCATTGATAATATGTCTGTTATTATTCGGAATGAGTATTTAACAGAGGAAAATCGCGTGAAGATTATTAAGCGAATTAAGGAAGAGCTCCATGCAGATGACGTTCACTTCCGCGAAACAGATTATTCCATGATTGTTCTCGTTGGAGAAGGAATGCGCCATGCGACGGGACTAACAGCGCGTGCTGCAACAGCAATTGCACGTACTGGTTCTAATATCGAAATGATTAACCAAGGATCTTCCGAAGTAAGTCTCGTCTTCGGCGTTGATAAAAGAGACGAGGATAAAATTTTGCGTGAGCTGTACACGGAATTTTTCCAAAGAGTAAAAGTTCTAGCATAAACGAAAGGCACACCAACATAAACGGTGTGCCTTTCATTTTTTCTAGTATGGATAATACCCGAACATCGTTGGAAATTGTCGAATAATAGCATCTGCAATCATATCTGCCATTTCTAATGCTTGCGCCTCTATTTCATCAAAAACAGCTACATCTTCTTTGAAGTTTCCTTCAATCATCGTGACAGCTTCATGTTTCGTTAATGCTAAGTGCATATAAAACATTTCTCTAATCTCTTCTAGATGGATATATGGATTGATACTACTTAAAAACACCGAAATTTCATCCGCATTTCTATACCACTGTTTTTCCTTTTCTTCAGCAGTTTTTGTATCTCCATTCACAGCAGCAGTAACTAGCTCTGCGGCAACCACTAGATGTTCTTTGATTAATTCTCCATATTTATCGGCAATTTGGTCTCCGTAAAAAGGTCTTAAACAATTCCCCAAATCCGTCGCGTTTCTTAATAATCGTGCTTGCACTTCATCCAAATCAGGTAATTTAAAAACGATACTAATAATTGTCATGCGCGTCCAGTTGACATGCTCTTCCCAAAGGAGGCGGTTCATCGTCTTATAATCCGCCTCTGCTTTACTAATAAACTGTCTGCCATAAGGATCTGGTGTATTTAAAATATATCTGACCGGAGCTGTATAATTCACGCTTGGTCCCCAATAGTTTGATAAGTTCACGGCTCTTTCTTGATGAGAATTAAAGCCATTAGCATAAAAGTACACTCTACGAACACTCCTCTATCATTTTCTCTATGCCAAGCTTAAGCAACAATAATTAACATCGCTTATCAAATTAGGCAAGATGAGCGTCCTGTATCGTATTCAATTGAGGTTATGTTGGTGATATTATAATCGAGAATATCAGTTTACCTAAGATTTTTTTAAGAAAAAAAAGAAGAAGAAAGTCATACTCCCCTTCCTCTTCCGTTATGGTATTTCAACTTTATCTATTTGTCGTCTGTCCAATCTGCTTTACAATATTTTCAATTTCATTCGGATTTTCAAGTAGATCATAATCGTTAATATTGAGTCGAAGTACAGGACAAGCATCAAAAGTGTTAATCCATGTAGCATAACGCTCATGCATCTCTTCCCAGTACGCTATTGGTGTCTGTTGCTCCATCGGACGTCCGCGTTCTTCAATCCTGCCGATAATATCTGCAACTGATCCTTCTAAATAGATAAGTAAATTTGGATGTGGAAAATAAGGCGTCATAACCATTGCTTCAAATAAGTCCGTGTAAGTTGCGTAATCAACCGGATCCATCGTACCTTTTTCCATATGCATTTTCGCAAAAATCCCTGTATCTTCATAAATAGAACGGTCTTGAACAAATCCGCCGCCTATTTCAAAAATTCGTTTTTGTTCTTTAAAACGTTCGGCTAAAAAATATATTTGTAAGTGGAAACTCCATGTTTTGAAATCATCATAAAAGCGATCCAAATAGGGATTGTCATCGACTTGTTCAAACGATGTTTTAAAGTTTAATGCATCTGCCAGTGCTTGGGTCATCGTTGACTTTCCCGCTCCTACTGTACCTGCAATCGTAATAATTGCATTTTCAGGAATTCCGTATTTTTCCCGTAAGTTCATCTTTCTTGCACTCCTTGAATCACTTCTACAATACTCGTTAACACATACTCCATGTCTTCTTTTTTATTCACAAAATCCAAATGATCCCCATTAAATCTAAGTACAGGAATATGTGGATTTTCTTCCTCAAATACATCAATAAACATTTCATAGTCATTTGCCAGTTGTGTTAAGTATGCAGGATCCATATTTTTTTCAAATTCACGCCCACGTAATGCGATGCGCTTCATCAATGTTTCTTGACTTGCATATAAATAAACAATTACATTCGGTGCAGGCATATCCCGTGTTAAAATCTTATAGATTTCTTCATATTTCTTATATTCATTTTGCTCAAGTGTTCGCTTTGCAAAAATTAAGTTTTTAAACACATGATAATCTGCAACGACTGGTGTATTGCTCAAGAGTATTTCTTTTTTTATATCACTCAATTGCTTATATCGATTACATAGAAAAAACATTTCTGTCTGAAAGCTCCATGCTTCAATATCATCATAAAACTTCGACAAAAATGGGTTTTCTTCAACTATCTCTTTTAGCAACTGGAAATTCTGTGATTCCGCTATCGCCCTAGACAGCGTCGTTTTACCAACGCCAATTGGCCCTTCAACTGCTATAAACGGAATAGTCATCAGATATCCCCCTATCTCATCTTAATTGCACGCACTTTATCTTATCACAATCGGGAATTGAAGTTAATATTTTTTCACGTGGAACATTTTTCTTAAGTGGATGATTTTTCTGTTTAAGACGTTGATTGAATCAATAACATTTTATTATAATGGTATATCTGCTGATTGAAGTGGAAGGCGCCGACTCCAGTGGGATTAGCGAAAGCCGTAACGAAGAACGAGTTTTGCGACCAAAAAGCGAAGTGTTTGGGAGCAGGAACGTATAACAGGATCACCGCCCGCCCCACGGAAATAATGAAAGCTGAAGGAGGCGATTAGACGCGACAAGCATAAGACGAATTAACGGAGTGGCGCTTTTTGCCACGCAGTTAATTTGGCTTATGACTCGAGCATCTGCCTCCTGAAGCTGGAAAAGCGTGCGCCTGGAACGGAAATCAACATTGTTCGGAATACATTTTAATAACGTTGATTATAAAAAATTCTTCATTACACAGCACTCATGCTACAATAAAGCAAAGGAGCGATGCAGATGACATCATTTGAAAAAGATAATGAATATATGCGAATGGCAATTGCAGAAGCTCGTAAAGCGGAAAAATTAGGTGAAGTGCCGATTGGTGCAATTATTGTTCATGAAGATCAAGTCATTGCACGTGCGCATAACTTACGCGAATCAACGCAAAATGCAACCACACATGCCGAACTCTCTGCTATCCAAGATGCTTGTGAAGTCTTGGACAGTTGGCGACTAGAAAAAACTACATTATACGTCACACTTGAGCCTTGTCCAATGTGTGCAGGTGCAATTATACAATCTCGTATTCCTCGGGTCGTTTACGGCGCACGAGACCCTAAAGGCGGCTGTGTACATTCTCTTTATGAATTACTCAATGATGCGCGGTTTAATCATGAAGCCGCAGTAACTGAAGGTGTTTTAGCGGATGAATGCGGTCAAATGCTAACAGAATTCTTCAGAGCGATTCGAGAACGCAAGAAACAGCAAAAGAAAATCGTGCCAGACGTTGAATAACGCTCGCACGATTTTTTCTGTCTATAAACCTGTTACTTAATAACTTCTTTACCACCCATATATGGACGGAGTGCTTTCGGAATGATCACAGAACCATCTTCTTGCTGATAGTTTTCTAAAATAGCCGCTACTGTACGTCCTACCGCTACACCACTTCCGTTTAACGTATGCACGAACTCTGGTTTAGCTCCAGCCTCTTTACGGTAACGGATATGTGCACGACGCGCTTGGAAGTCTTCAAAGTTTGAACATGAAGAAATTTCACGGTACACATTCTGCGTTGGCATCCATACTTCTAAGTCGTACGTTTTTGCGGATGAAAAACCTAGATCTCCTGTGCAAAGTCTTACAACACGGTATGGCAACTCTAACAGTTGTAATACTTTCTCCGCATGACCTGTTAATTTTTCTAATTCATCATAGGAATCTTCCGGTTTTACAAGACGGACAAGTTCTACTTTATTGAACTGATGCTGTCGAATTAATCCACGTGTATCTCTTCCTGCAGAACCTGCCTCTGAACGGAAGTTTGCGCTATATGCAGTAAAGTTAATAGGTAACTTACTACCGTCTAAAATTTCATCACTATGGAAGTTAGTAACAGGTACCTCTGAAGTTGGAATTAAGAAATAGTCCTCTTCTTCAACATGGAATAAGTCCTCCGCAAACTTCGGTAACTGTCCTGTTCCCTTTAAACTTGTACGATTAACAAGTTGCGGTGGAAGTAACTCTTCATAACCATGCTCATCAACATGCAAGTCTAGCATGAAGCTAATGAGTGCTCTTTCTAAACGAGCCCCTAATCCACGATAGAAAACAAAGCGGCTTCCAGCGACTTTTGCTGCTCTTTCAAAATCTAAAATATTTAAATCCGTTCCTAAATCCCAATGCGGCTTCGGTTCAAATGTAAATGATGTTTTTTCGCCCCACGTGCGGATTTCTACATTTTCGTCATCACTGTCCCCTTGTGGTACACTGTCATGCGGTGTATTTGGGATGCGCATGAGAATATAATTCAGTTTCTCTTCAACTTCATGTAGCGCTGTTTCCAGACCTTTTATTTCTTCCCCAACCTCACGCATACGTAAAATTGCTTCATCTGCATTTTCTTTGTTGCGTTTCATTTGCGCAATTTGCTGCGATACTTCATTACGTTCTGCTTTCAATTGCTCTGTTTTAACAATTAATTCTCTTCTTTTTTCATCAAGTTCCCCAAACTGATCAAGATCCGTTAAGTCTTCACCTAGTCTTGCTAATTTTTCTTTTACTTCATCGAAATTTGTGCGTAGTTTCTTAATATCTAACATACAATTCTCCTCCTCTACTATTTTAGAACACAAAAAAAGCCCTCTATCCCCTTGTCATAAAAGGGACGAGAACTACCCGCGTTGCCACCCAAATTAACCAGACCACATAGTCCGATTCACTTCATTGAAATAACGGTTCAACTGACCGGCATAGGCTTACTAAATGTTCAGCCTAGCTACTCAAGGACGGATTCACAAATGTTTTTTATCAGCTTTCACCCCCCGCTGACTCTCTTTGAAAAAACAGACTTGCTACTGCTTCCTTTCATCGTCTAACTATTTAAATTACATATACCATACTATATTGCCACTTTATTCGCAAGTTATACAAAAACTAACTTTTTAGCGATCGCTTCAAAATAATTTATATGGTGCGGAACAAAATCGACCAACCCTATCTCTGTAACAGTACCCATCATTATGTTACGGCACCTCACATTATTCACTTCTTGTGAGCATAGCCGAATGAAATCTTCTTTTTTTATTGCATGGATGCTATCCACTTCTTCTTCTTGTAAGGTAAAGTCAGTTGGCTCAAATGAAGAAACATATAAAAATACATGTGCAAATTCATAGTCTTGAAAACCCGGTAGGTCAATAATATCTTGAACTACACCAACTGATGTTAATTGAGAAAATTGAACTTTCACGCCAAGTTCTTCTTCGATTTCTCTAACGCCACCTTCTATAGTCTCTGTCGCTTCTAAATGTCCAGCTGCGGTTATATCAAATAACGACGGAAAATCATTTTTAGCGTCACTTCTCTTTTGAACGTAAATAAATTGTCTATCTACAAACCAACAATGAAACGTCTCATGCCATTTTCCTTGTCGATGAACATTCTCTCTTGTATCTTCACCAACCCATTGGAAATTTTCATCAAAAACTTTTACCCATTCCATCACTTCCAACCTCCGACTAAAAAAATACCTAATCCACCATGAGTAGAGTAGGTATTTATTATCTCCAATTTTGCAGTTCAAAGCGAATTCTTATAAGCTACGCGCTGCCATTCGTTCACTTTCAGCAAGCGCCGACATTTCAATCCCTTTCATCGGCGTTCCAAGATCCTTTGAGAGTTCAATTAACAAATCATAATCTCTATAATTTGCAGTTGCTTTCACAATCGCACGCGCAAACTTTTCAGGGTTTTCCGATTTAAAAATTCCAGAACCAACGAATACACCGTCCGCACCTAGTTCCATCATTAACGCTGCATCTGCCGGTGTTGCTACACCGCCCGCCGCATAGTTTGTCACTGGTAAGCGACCCGCCTTCTTAATCGCTAATAACACTTCATAAGGTGCCCCTAAAATACGGGCTTCTGTCATAACTTCCGCATCATCCATATGAATGAGTTTATTTACCTGTGCATTCACTTTCCTTAAATGGCGAACTGCTTCCACAATATTGCCCGTCCCTGGTTCCCCTTTTGTACGCAGCATTTTTGCACCTTCG
This window of the Sporosarcina ureilytica genome carries:
- a CDS encoding deoxynucleoside kinase, giving the protein MNLREKYGIPENAIITIAGTVGAGKSTMTQALADALNFKTSFEQVDDNPYLDRFYDDFKTWSFHLQIYFLAERFKEQKRIFEIGGGFVQDRSIYEDTGIFAKMHMEKGTMDPVDYATYTDLFEAMVMTPYFPHPNLLIYLEGSVADIIGRIEERGRPMEQQTPIAYWEEMHERYATWINTFDACPVLRLNINDYDLLENPNEIENIVKQIGQTTNR
- a CDS encoding deoxynucleoside kinase, whose protein sequence is MTIPFIAVEGPIGVGKTTLSRAIAESQNFQLLKEIVEENPFLSKFYDDIEAWSFQTEMFFLCNRYKQLSDIKKEILLSNTPVVADYHVFKNLIFAKRTLEQNEYKKYEEIYKILTRDMPAPNVIVYLYASQETLMKRIALRGREFEKNMDPAYLTQLANDYEMFIDVFEEENPHIPVLRFNGDHLDFVNKKEDMEYVLTSIVEVIQGVQER
- the tadA gene encoding tRNA adenosine(34) deaminase TadA; translation: MTSFEKDNEYMRMAIAEARKAEKLGEVPIGAIIVHEDQVIARAHNLRESTQNATTHAELSAIQDACEVLDSWRLEKTTLYVTLEPCPMCAGAIIQSRIPRVVYGARDPKGGCVHSLYELLNDARFNHEAAVTEGVLADECGQMLTEFFRAIRERKKQQKKIVPDVE
- the serS gene encoding serine--tRNA ligase, which produces MLDIKKLRTNFDEVKEKLARLGEDLTDLDQFGELDEKRRELIVKTEQLKAERNEVSQQIAQMKRNKENADEAILRMREVGEEIKGLETALHEVEEKLNYILMRIPNTPHDSVPQGDSDDENVEIRTWGEKTSFTFEPKPHWDLGTDLNILDFERAAKVAGSRFVFYRGLGARLERALISFMLDLHVDEHGYEELLPPQLVNRTSLKGTGQLPKFAEDLFHVEEEDYFLIPTSEVPVTNFHSDEILDGSKLPINFTAYSANFRSEAGSAGRDTRGLIRQHQFNKVELVRLVKPEDSYDELEKLTGHAEKVLQLLELPYRVVRLCTGDLGFSSAKTYDLEVWMPTQNVYREISSCSNFEDFQARRAHIRYRKEAGAKPEFVHTLNGSGVAVGRTVAAILENYQQEDGSVIIPKALRPYMGGKEVIK
- a CDS encoding NUDIX hydrolase, which translates into the protein MEWVKVFDENFQWVGEDTRENVHRQGKWHETFHCWFVDRQFIYVQKRSDAKNDFPSLFDITAAGHLEATETIEGGVREIEEELGVKVQFSQLTSVGVVQDIIDLPGFQDYEFAHVFLYVSSFEPTDFTLQEEEVDSIHAIKKEDFIRLCSQEVNNVRCRNIMMGTVTEIGLVDFVPHHINYFEAIAKKLVFV
- the pdxS gene encoding pyridoxal 5'-phosphate synthase lyase subunit PdxS — encoded protein: MDMKYGGVIMDVINGEQAKIAEAAGAIAVMALERVPSDIRAAGGVARMADPRIVEEVQAAVSIPVMAKARIGHISEARLLEAMKVDYIDESEVLSPADDEFHLLKSDYEVPFVCGARDLGEAARRIGEGAKMLRTKGEPGTGNIVEAVRHLRKVNAQVNKLIHMDDAEVMTEARILGAPYEVLLAIKKAGRLPVTNYAAGGVATPADAALMMELGADGVFVGSGIFKSENPEKFARAIVKATANYRDYDLLIELSKDLGTPMKGIEMSALAESERMAARSL